One Bradyrhizobium quebecense DNA window includes the following coding sequences:
- the tnpA gene encoding IS66-like element accessory protein TnpA, which yields MRVEVLGGLERRRRWSQDDKARIVGETLAPGAKVTAVARRNGVAASLVFTWRRQARTSEQVAPSFAPVQIAATEAEETPKLLPAGDSRGRSVVAARIGLIEIDLGNRRRIRVDSHVDPEALARVLEVLERR from the coding sequence ATGCGGGTCGAGGTTTTGGGCGGGCTGGAGCGTCGGCGGCGTTGGTCGCAGGATGACAAGGCACGGATTGTCGGGGAGACGTTGGCGCCGGGCGCAAAGGTGACAGCGGTTGCACGTCGCAACGGAGTAGCGGCCAGCCTGGTGTTCACCTGGCGTCGTCAAGCGCGGACATCCGAGCAGGTCGCACCGTCTTTTGCGCCGGTGCAGATCGCCGCCACGGAGGCGGAGGAAACTCCGAAGCTCTTACCTGCGGGTGATAGCCGAGGGCGGTCTGTAGTGGCCGCGCGTATTGGATTGATCGAGATCGACCTCGGTAACCGGCGACGGATCCGAGTGGATTCGCACGTCGATCCAGAAGCGCTGGCGCGGGTCCTCGAGGTACTTGAGCGCCGATGA
- the tnpB gene encoding transposase, producing the protein MRRGFPSLARLVQESLKRDPHAGDLYVFRGRRGQHSTFCIQSSKREDCVSVASAFWADASGGTVPTRQGAEMHLHRGAAWV; encoded by the coding sequence ATGCGCCGCGGCTTCCCGAGCCTCGCGCGTCTGGTCCAGGAGAGTTTGAAGCGTGATCCGCATGCCGGTGATCTCTATGTTTTTAGAGGCCGCCGCGGCCAACACTCGACATTCTGCATACAGTCTTCGAAGCGCGAAGATTGCGTATCCGTGGCATCCGCTTTTTGGGCGGACGCTTCAGGTGGCACCGTTCCGACGCGGCAAGGAGCTGAAATGCATCTACACAGAGGAGCGGCGTGGGTTTAG
- a CDS encoding IS5 family transposase, translated as MWTDITRAQFAREELRLPSDLTDAEWGVLERLLPVRAKRGRRPKWSYRDIVEAVLYLLRGGLPWRMLPPTLFPPMTTVQYYFYQWRDSGLWQSINHALLMLAREAIGREASPTAGVIDSQSVKTTESGGPRGYDAGKKIKGRKRHIVTDTQGLLVGAIVHAADVQDRDGAPDVLCSIRYRFPWLRHIFADGGYAGEKLKAVLVKIGRWTVEIIKRSDAAQGFEVLPRRWVVERTFAWLGRNRRLAKDFERTIESATAWLFLASVQLMTRRIAAIKTEMQF; from the coding sequence ATGTGGACTGATATCACCCGGGCACAGTTTGCCCGAGAGGAGCTGCGTTTGCCAAGCGACTTGACGGATGCGGAATGGGGCGTGCTGGAGAGGTTGCTTCCTGTGCGGGCCAAGCGCGGGCGGCGCCCGAAATGGAGCTATCGCGACATCGTCGAGGCAGTGCTCTATCTGCTGCGCGGCGGGTTGCCGTGGCGCATGCTGCCGCCCACTCTGTTTCCACCAATGACCACGGTGCAGTACTATTTCTACCAATGGCGCGACAGCGGATTGTGGCAATCGATCAACCACGCACTCCTGATGCTGGCGCGCGAGGCGATCGGCCGGGAGGCCTCGCCGACGGCCGGCGTGATCGACAGCCAATCGGTCAAGACCACGGAAAGTGGCGGCCCTCGCGGCTACGACGCGGGAAAGAAGATCAAGGGTCGAAAGCGGCACATCGTCACCGACACCCAAGGGCTCCTGGTCGGAGCGATCGTTCACGCTGCCGACGTCCAGGATCGCGATGGCGCGCCGGATGTCCTGTGCAGCATTCGCTACCGCTTCCCCTGGCTGCGCCATATTTTTGCCGATGGCGGCTATGCCGGCGAAAAGCTCAAGGCGGTGCTGGTAAAGATCGGCCGGTGGACTGTCGAGATCATCAAGCGCTCCGATGCCGCACAGGGCTTCGAGGTGCTTCCGCGCCGCTGGGTGGTCGAACGAACCTTCGCCTGGCTCGGCCGCAACCGCAGATTGGCCAAGGACTTCGAGCGAACCATCGAAAGCGCAACTGCCTGGCTCTTCCTCGCCTCCGTCCAACTCATGACAAGGCGCATCGCAGCCATAAAAACAGAAATGCAATTTTGA
- a CDS encoding recombinase family protein yields MDPDEHVAGLVRLVFTKFRELGSARQVFLWLRAADIKMPVVLKNVQIYKLSWKAPAYHTVMQILHNPLYAGAYAFGRIAQKTRIVDGRARKVSGFKKPREEWNVLLRDNHPGYVSWQEYEDNQRLLLENAHMKKNCSRKSARGGRALLTGLMRCGHCGRMMRVFYGQAKGNAHRYQCRGDDAHVGAGLCIGIGGVRVDRAVALQILEAVSDRAVEAAILASDQVERSRQEIITAVERELEVVRYEASLAARRYELVDPAKRHVARELEARWNGALERVAELEGRIKELRTASAESPKIDRALLLQLAHDLPRVWNAPSTDTRTKQRLVHIVVREIVCDLDRNTNEAVLLIHWTGGRHTEVRVARVKTGRYPGDMAPTAVDALRKLAGHWPDRELAVSLNRMRCKTGDGETWTTVRVREMRERLGLPEYDPASSDGKMISLAKAAAHFGICVGSAKSLVLKDILPATQAIKGSQWLVPVDALSSETVRIAVQRVIERRPRNYIDYQYDRMIRLPGI; encoded by the coding sequence ATGGATCCCGACGAACATGTGGCGGGATTGGTTCGACTCGTCTTCACGAAGTTCCGCGAGCTCGGTAGCGCCCGGCAGGTCTTTCTTTGGCTGCGTGCTGCCGACATCAAAATGCCTGTGGTTCTAAAAAACGTTCAAATCTACAAGCTCAGCTGGAAGGCGCCGGCCTATCACACGGTGATGCAGATCCTGCACAATCCGCTCTATGCTGGCGCCTATGCGTTTGGCCGAATCGCCCAGAAGACACGGATCGTGGACGGTCGCGCCCGCAAGGTCAGCGGGTTCAAAAAGCCGCGGGAGGAATGGAATGTTCTCCTGCGCGACAATCATCCCGGCTATGTCAGCTGGCAGGAGTATGAGGACAATCAGAGGCTGCTGCTGGAAAACGCCCACATGAAGAAGAACTGCTCGCGAAAATCGGCGCGCGGGGGACGCGCACTTCTGACCGGATTGATGCGGTGCGGCCATTGCGGGCGGATGATGCGTGTGTTCTACGGCCAGGCCAAGGGGAATGCCCATCGTTATCAATGCCGCGGCGATGACGCCCATGTCGGCGCTGGCCTATGTATCGGCATCGGCGGGGTGCGGGTCGATCGTGCGGTCGCGCTGCAAATCCTTGAGGCCGTCTCCGATCGGGCTGTTGAAGCAGCGATATTGGCGTCCGACCAGGTTGAGCGCTCAAGACAAGAGATCATCACGGCCGTCGAACGGGAGCTTGAAGTCGTACGCTACGAAGCGTCTCTTGCGGCACGCCGATACGAGCTTGTGGATCCGGCCAAGCGCCACGTTGCCCGCGAACTCGAGGCGCGCTGGAATGGCGCATTGGAGCGGGTTGCCGAGCTTGAAGGTCGTATAAAGGAGCTGCGCACCGCATCGGCGGAAAGTCCCAAGATCGACCGCGCCCTGCTTCTGCAACTTGCGCATGATCTTCCGCGGGTTTGGAATGCACCGTCCACGGACACGCGCACCAAGCAACGGCTGGTTCACATTGTGGTCCGAGAGATTGTTTGCGATCTCGATAGGAACACCAATGAGGCGGTTCTGCTCATCCACTGGACCGGCGGCCGGCACACGGAGGTTCGCGTTGCTCGCGTTAAGACGGGCCGATATCCGGGCGACATGGCACCGACTGCCGTTGACGCACTTCGTAAACTCGCTGGTCATTGGCCTGATCGAGAGCTCGCCGTGTCGCTCAATCGGATGCGCTGCAAGACCGGCGACGGCGAGACCTGGACGACTGTTCGCGTGCGGGAAATGCGCGAACGCCTGGGCTTGCCGGAATACGACCCCGCATCGTCCGACGGCAAAATGATCAGCCTTGCGAAGGCTGCGGCACACTTTGGAATTTGCGTCGGATCAGCAAAGAGCTTGGTGCTGAAGGACATCTTGCCGGCCACACAAGCAATCAAGGGCTCGCAATGGTTGGTTCCTGTCGACGCGCTGAGCTCGGAAACAGTACGTATAGCGGTGCAGCGCGTGATCGAGCGTCGGCCGAGAAACTACATTGATTATCAATATGATAGAATGATCCGCCTACCCGGTATCTGA
- the tnpC gene encoding IS66 family transposase encodes MIIAQREQLTLAKSEVTVGRLEIERLKLMLAKARREQFGQSSERGKLLVEQLELAIEDLEETQAEQETKAELAAPEAAKQQRVQNPRPPRRPLPDNLPIERIVEPAPCVCGKCGSERLHKLGEVVSKTLECEPRRWKIIEHVREKFSCRDCEAITEAPAPSHPIPRGFAGPSLLAMVLVNKFLLHQPLNRQSKTYAREGIEIDVSTLADRIGACVVALDPIIEAIRIHVMSAERIHADDTTVPVLAKLKTVTGRIWTYVRDDRPFGGTDPPAALFYYSRNRAGEHPQSHLAGYVGLMQADAFDGYNQLYKAQRKPAPILEAACWSHGRRKFFDLAKSGEAPIASEAVRRIDLLFEIERTINGKTPEQRLAVRRDKSRPIVADLEIWMRQQRTLLSSGNDTAKAINYLLNRWAAFTRFLDDGRVCLSNNAAERALRGVAVGRRNWTFAGSDAGGHRAAAVYTLIETCKMNDVDPQAWLADVLARLPDHPVNKVADLLPWNWKATQQSRAAAA; translated from the coding sequence ATGATCATTGCGCAGCGCGAGCAGCTGACGCTGGCGAAGAGCGAGGTGACCGTCGGCCGGCTGGAGATCGAGCGGCTGAAGCTGATGCTGGCCAAGGCACGGCGAGAACAGTTCGGGCAATCTTCTGAGCGCGGCAAGCTGCTGGTCGAGCAGCTCGAACTCGCCATCGAGGATCTTGAAGAGACCCAGGCTGAGCAGGAAACCAAGGCCGAGCTCGCAGCGCCGGAAGCCGCCAAACAGCAGCGCGTGCAAAATCCACGGCCGCCGCGACGTCCGTTGCCGGACAATCTGCCGATCGAACGCATCGTCGAACCCGCTCCTTGCGTATGTGGCAAGTGCGGCAGCGAGCGACTGCACAAGCTCGGCGAGGTGGTATCGAAGACCCTGGAATGTGAGCCGCGGCGCTGGAAGATTATCGAGCATGTCCGCGAAAAGTTCTCCTGCCGGGATTGTGAGGCAATCACCGAGGCGCCGGCGCCCTCCCATCCGATCCCGCGAGGCTTTGCCGGGCCGAGCCTGCTGGCGATGGTGCTGGTCAACAAGTTCCTGCTGCACCAGCCGTTGAACCGACAGAGCAAGACCTATGCCCGCGAAGGGATCGAGATCGACGTCTCGACCCTGGCGGATCGGATCGGCGCCTGCGTGGTCGCACTCGATCCCATCATTGAGGCGATCCGGATCCACGTCATGAGCGCGGAACGCATCCACGCCGACGATACGACGGTGCCGGTGCTGGCCAAGCTCAAGACGGTTACCGGCCGGATCTGGACCTACGTTCGCGATGACCGGCCGTTTGGCGGCACGGATCCGCCGGCGGCCCTGTTCTACTACTCACGCAACCGGGCTGGAGAACACCCGCAAAGCCATCTTGCCGGCTATGTCGGCCTCATGCAGGCCGATGCCTTCGATGGGTATAACCAGCTCTACAAGGCCCAAAGGAAGCCAGCTCCGATCCTTGAAGCGGCCTGTTGGAGCCACGGCCGCAGAAAGTTCTTCGACCTGGCGAAATCTGGAGAGGCGCCGATTGCCAGCGAGGCCGTGCGACGCATCGATCTCCTGTTCGAGATCGAGCGCACCATCAACGGCAAAACGCCGGAACAGCGGCTTGCGGTACGTCGTGATAAGTCGAGGCCGATCGTCGCCGATCTCGAAATCTGGATGCGTCAGCAGCGAACCTTGCTCTCATCAGGCAACGATACTGCAAAGGCGATCAACTACCTGCTCAACCGTTGGGCGGCGTTCACCCGCTTCCTGGACGATGGTCGCGTCTGCCTCTCGAACAACGCTGCCGAACGAGCGTTACGCGGTGTGGCTGTCGGAAGACGAAATTGGACCTTCGCCGGTTCAGATGCCGGCGGCCATCGCGCCGCCGCCGTCTATACCCTGATCGAAACCTGCAAGATGAACGACGTTGATCCGCAAGCCTGGCTCGCGGATGTGTTGGCCAGGCTTCCAGATCACCCCGTCAACAAAGTCGCCGACCTGCTCCCGTGGAATTGGAAGGCGACCCAACAGTCCAGAGCGGCTGCCGCCTGA
- the tnpC gene encoding IS66 family transposase, protein MLRTIRPKYACRSCEGAIVQAPAPARLVEGGMATTALIAHIAAAKYAWQSTLYRQTQILAGQGVVVDRQTLARWMGSAAWLVRGLYDLQLKTMHGFERLFCDETPMPVLDPGRGRTRICQFWAHATDDRAWKGPAPPAVAYVFAGGRGKKEIVAQLAGFEGVLQVDGYAAYASLAGDAKMSGQIQLAYCLVHARRNFVRVHKTTNSPFAAEVIERIAAVYAIEERIRGLDAGERRATRQAETKPLMEALRIRLIAVKDGISRRSTLIKAIDYMLER, encoded by the coding sequence GTGCTCCGCACGATCCGTCCAAAATACGCCTGCCGCTCCTGTGAGGGCGCGATTGTCCAGGCCCCGGCACCGGCGCGGCTCGTCGAGGGCGGCATGGCGACGACGGCGCTGATCGCGCATATCGCCGCGGCCAAATATGCCTGGCAATCGACGCTCTACCGCCAGACGCAGATCCTGGCGGGTCAGGGTGTCGTCGTCGACCGTCAGACGCTGGCGCGCTGGATGGGGAGCGCGGCGTGGCTGGTCAGGGGCCTCTACGATCTGCAACTGAAGACTATGCACGGCTTCGAGCGGCTGTTCTGCGACGAGACGCCGATGCCAGTGCTCGATCCGGGACGCGGCCGCACGAGGATCTGCCAGTTCTGGGCGCACGCGACGGACGATCGGGCGTGGAAGGGGCCGGCGCCGCCGGCGGTCGCCTACGTGTTCGCAGGTGGTCGCGGCAAGAAGGAGATCGTGGCGCAGTTGGCCGGCTTCGAAGGCGTGCTGCAAGTCGACGGCTATGCCGCCTACGCCTCGCTGGCGGGCGATGCGAAGATGTCGGGCCAGATCCAGCTGGCGTATTGTCTCGTTCACGCGCGCCGCAACTTCGTGAGGGTGCACAAGACGACGAACTCACCCTTCGCCGCGGAGGTCATCGAGCGCATTGCGGCCGTCTACGCGATCGAGGAGAGGATCCGCGGTCTCGACGCCGGGGAACGCCGCGCGACGCGACAGGCCGAGACGAAGCCGCTGATGGAAGCGTTGAGGATCCGTCTGATCGCGGTGAAGGACGGGATCTCCCGCCGCTCGACGCTCATCAAGGCGATCGACTACATGCTCGAACGCTGA
- the tnpB gene encoding IS66 family insertion sequence element accessory protein TnpB — MGLATKWLENGGFAWPPVHEGTMPVTGAQLAMLIEGLAEWSRVVPKVTKRPTKVA, encoded by the coding sequence ATCGGGCTAGCGACGAAGTGGCTGGAGAATGGGGGCTTCGCCTGGCCACCTGTTCACGAGGGTACGATGCCGGTAACGGGGGCGCAACTGGCGATGCTGATTGAAGGTCTTGCGGAGTGGTCGCGTGTGGTCCCCAAGGTGACGAAGCGGCCGACGAAGGTTGCCTGA
- a CDS encoding IS1380 family transposase, with protein MTDDTILPFSFPAVHAKKVTAAFDGGRLTSNGGVMLLAMAERRLGLADNLARVFPDRRDPTRVVHSLVDMFRARMFAICCGYEDADDLDHLRSDPAFKLACGRLPDSGRDLCSQPTLSRLENAPRLRDVIRLTYTLVDAWMDSYPREPVSVTLDIDDTCDVVHGHQQLSLFNAHYDERCFLPIHVYDTEKSRPVAVVLRPGKTPGGVEVRAHLRRLIRHIRTRWHKTRITFRGDGHYARPEAMTWCENNGIDYIFGLSGTKPLARKVDEVADDIRTRRAIENLAVLRGYTETRHKAKSWDRERRTVARIEATMLGLDIRFVVTSLDVGSAEWIYDSLYCARGQAENLIKLHKTQLASDRTSCRSALANQVRLVLHTAAYWLMLTVRGAIPKVRELATAEFATLRLRLLKIAARVVETASRIRLAFAAACPEADLFRSLPGALLPLGP; from the coding sequence ATGACCGATGATACGATTCTGCCCTTCTCGTTTCCAGCCGTTCACGCCAAGAAAGTCACAGCTGCCTTCGATGGTGGACGCCTAACCTCGAATGGGGGCGTGATGCTTCTGGCGATGGCCGAGCGGCGTCTCGGTTTGGCCGACAATTTGGCCCGGGTGTTCCCGGATCGGCGCGATCCGACGCGGGTCGTGCACAGCCTTGTCGATATGTTCCGCGCGCGCATGTTCGCGATCTGCTGCGGCTACGAGGACGCCGACGACCTCGATCATCTGCGGTCCGATCCCGCATTCAAGCTGGCCTGCGGACGGCTGCCGGACAGCGGTCGCGATCTGTGTTCCCAACCGACGCTGTCGCGCCTGGAGAATGCTCCGCGTCTGCGCGACGTGATCCGACTGACCTACACTTTGGTCGACGCATGGATGGATAGCTACCCGCGCGAGCCGGTATCCGTCACGCTCGACATCGATGATACCTGCGATGTCGTCCACGGCCATCAGCAGCTCTCGCTGTTCAACGCTCATTATGACGAACGCTGCTTCCTGCCGATCCACGTCTACGACACGGAGAAGAGCCGGCCCGTGGCGGTCGTGCTGCGGCCCGGCAAGACGCCGGGCGGCGTCGAGGTGCGTGCCCATCTGCGCCGCCTGATACGGCATATCCGGACGCGGTGGCACAAGACGCGAATTACGTTCCGAGGCGACGGGCACTATGCTCGGCCGGAGGCGATGACGTGGTGCGAGAACAACGGCATCGACTACATCTTCGGTCTGTCCGGTACCAAGCCTCTCGCCAGAAAAGTCGACGAGGTCGCCGACGATATCCGCACCCGACGCGCCATCGAGAACCTAGCTGTTCTGCGCGGCTATACCGAGACGCGCCACAAGGCAAAGTCCTGGGATCGCGAACGGCGCACCGTCGCCCGTATTGAGGCGACGATGCTCGGCCTCGACATCCGCTTCGTCGTCACCAGCCTCGATGTCGGCTCGGCCGAGTGGATCTACGACAGCCTGTATTGCGCGCGCGGCCAAGCCGAAAATCTGATCAAGCTGCATAAGACGCAGCTCGCCTCCGATCGCACCAGTTGCCGTTCGGCGCTCGCCAACCAGGTCCGTCTCGTTCTCCACACCGCCGCTTATTGGTTGATGCTTACCGTGCGCGGCGCCATTCCCAAAGTCCGCGAATTGGCCACTGCCGAGTTCGCGACGCTGCGTCTTCGTCTCTTGAAAATCGCAGCCCGGGTCGTCGAAACCGCGAGCCGCATTCGCCTTGCGTTCGCCGCGGCATGCCCCGAAGCCGACCTCTTCCGCAGCTTGCCCGGCGCGCTGCTCCCGCTCGGCCCGTAA
- a CDS encoding IS5 family transposase, translated as MWTDITRAQFAREELRLPSDLTDAEWGVLERLLPVRAKRGRRPKWSYRDIVEAVLYLLRGGLPWRMLPPTLFPPMTTVQYYFYQWRDSGLWQSINHALLMLAREAIGREASPTAGVIDSQSVKTTESGGPRGYDAGKKIKGRKRHIVTDTQGLLVGAIVHAADVQDRDGAPDVLCSIRYRFPWLRHIFADGGYAGEKLKAVLVKIGRWTVEIIKRSDAAQGFEVLPRRWVVERTFAWLGRNRRLAKDFERTIESATAWLFLASVQLMTRRIAAIKTEMQF; from the coding sequence ATGTGGACTGATATCACCCGGGCACAGTTTGCCCGAGAGGAGCTGCGTTTGCCAAGCGACTTGACGGATGCGGAATGGGGCGTGCTGGAGAGGTTGCTTCCTGTGCGGGCCAAGCGCGGGCGGCGCCCGAAATGGAGCTATCGCGACATCGTCGAGGCAGTGCTCTATCTGCTGCGCGGCGGGTTGCCGTGGCGCATGCTGCCGCCCACTCTGTTTCCACCAATGACCACGGTGCAGTACTATTTCTACCAATGGCGCGACAGCGGATTGTGGCAATCGATCAACCACGCACTCCTGATGCTGGCGCGCGAGGCGATCGGCCGGGAGGCCTCGCCGACGGCCGGCGTGATCGACAGCCAATCGGTCAAGACCACGGAAAGTGGCGGCCCTCGCGGCTACGACGCGGGAAAGAAGATCAAGGGTCGAAAGCGGCACATCGTCACCGACACCCAAGGGCTCCTGGTCGGAGCGATCGTTCACGCTGCCGACGTCCAGGATCGCGATGGCGCGCCGGATGTCCTGTGCAGCATTCGCTACCGCTTCCCCTGGCTGCGCCATATTTTTGCCGATGGCGGCTATGCCGGCGAAAAGCTCAAGGCGGTGCTGGTAAAGATCGGCCGGTGGACTGTCGAGATCATCAAGCGCTCCGATGCCGCACAGGGCTTCGAGGTGCTTCCGCGCCGCTGGGTGGTCGAACGAACCTTCGCCTGGCTCGGCCGCAACCGCAGATTGGCCAAGGACTTCGAGCGAACCATCGAAAGCGCAACTGCCTGGCTCTTCCTCGCCTCTGTCCAACTCATGACAAGGCGCATCGCAGCGATAAAAACAGAAATGCAATTTTGA
- the tnpA gene encoding IS66-like element accessory protein TnpA, with the protein MHQDRHQDRHDAASYQRIEVITGERRRRSWSDAEKARIVAESADPETSISEVARRNGVNRGLLSVWRRQARLASSEAPQFVQVRLDAAVEAQPNAIDKAHVLTGPAERIEVMIAGATVRVPVRVDTATLERVLAAVRSTR; encoded by the coding sequence ATGCATCAAGACAGACATCAAGACAGGCATGATGCCGCCTCCTATCAACGGATCGAGGTGATCACAGGGGAAAGGCGACGGCGCAGTTGGAGCGATGCGGAGAAGGCGCGGATCGTGGCCGAGAGCGCCGATCCGGAGACGAGCATTTCCGAGGTGGCTCGACGCAACGGGGTGAACCGGGGACTGCTCAGTGTGTGGCGGCGCCAGGCGCGGCTCGCGTCGAGCGAAGCGCCGCAGTTCGTGCAAGTCAGGCTCGACGCCGCCGTCGAGGCGCAGCCGAACGCGATCGATAAGGCGCATGTTCTGACGGGGCCGGCCGAGCGGATCGAGGTGATGATCGCGGGCGCGACGGTGCGCGTGCCTGTCCGCGTCGACACTGCGACGCTGGAGCGCGTGCTGGCGGCGGTGAGATCGACGCGATGA